A single region of the Rhodospirillales bacterium genome encodes:
- a CDS encoding DUF502 domain-containing protein, with protein MSEEKKRKSALEDHINHLPTTSLLVRLRGYFLAGILITAPIAITIYLTWAFLNMIDSRVRRLIPFEKFLSPEHLPYAVPGIGIVIAVLFFIAIGFFARNFLGRLAIRISEYVMHKMPVIRTLYAAIKQIFETIMASKSQAFREVVMLEYPRKGIWAIGFVTGRTEGEVQDATKEETINVFVPTTPNPTSGFLLFVPKKELTYLKMSVEDGVKLVVSAGIITPDEV; from the coding sequence ATGAGTGAAGAAAAAAAGAGAAAGTCCGCGCTGGAAGATCATATTAATCACCTGCCGACGACTTCGCTTTTGGTCCGTTTGCGGGGGTATTTTCTGGCGGGAATTTTGATTACGGCGCCTATCGCAATCACGATTTACCTGACATGGGCGTTTTTAAATATGATCGACAGCCGCGTTCGGCGGCTTATCCCGTTTGAAAAGTTTTTATCGCCCGAGCATCTTCCTTATGCGGTTCCGGGGATCGGGATTGTTATTGCCGTTTTGTTTTTTATCGCGATCGGCTTTTTCGCACGGAATTTTTTAGGGCGTCTGGCAATCCGCATTTCCGAATATGTGATGCACAAGATGCCGGTTATCCGGACGCTTTACGCGGCGATCAAACAGATTTTCGAAACCATCATGGCGAGCAAGTCGCAGGCCTTTCGGGAAGTGGTGATGCTGGAATATCCGCGCAAGGGAATCTGGGCCATCGGCTTTGTAACGGGACGGACGGAAGGGGAGGTGCAGGATGCCACGAAAGAAGAAACCATCAACGTCTTCGTGCCGACAACGCCCAACCCGACATCCGGCTTCCTCCTTTTTGTCCCTAAAAAGGAGCTCACATACCTGAAAATGAGCGTGGAAGACGGTGTGAAACTGGTCGTTTCCGCCGGGATTATTACGCCCGACGAAGTCTGA
- the mfd gene encoding transcription-repair coupling factor translates to MEQAIQQETEEAPKFLFGAPEGQDARILAAHAEALAKERRVLVHVALDDARVATLKDLLAFFAPKVEVLEFPAWDCLPYDRVSPGHDIVGRRVHALCTLLAWKEEQKYLPRIVLTTVNALLQRVTPRRSLENSSFLIQAGGKLDMAAFQTYLAGNGYLRTETVREAGEFAVRGGIVDLFSPSEDIPVRIDLFGDEVESLRSFDAVTQRTQAKLERFSLRPVTEFFLDEAHIRTFRAGYRNAFGTQQKDDPLYEAVSEGRRYNGMEHWLPLFFDGLESLSDYLPEAAMTQDQHVARSASERLSQIQDFYEARKTLEAAAACKGKKKGADVSLTGAVYHPLAPEKLYLKAEEWAGISTQAETLMPFSGPEEEGGASRGRDFADIRALPEGDVFAALKDHISSLQRKTLIACYSEGSKERLKGMLDHAGVSGPALCVLPLEHGFVAPDLAVITEADILGDRLSRRSARRKKADNFLTEVSSLDVGDLVVHIDHGVGRFDGLETLAVGRAVHDCLKITYAGQDRLFVPVENIEVLTRFGSDEGAAQLDRLGGAGWQARKAKVKKDLMAMADGLLEIAAARQLREGEKLDVDKDMYERFAARFPYQETEDQQRSINDVLADLSGGRPMDRLVCGDVGFGKTEVALRAAYVAAMAGVQVALAVPTTLLARQHFAGFMQRFAGTGLRVAQLSRMVNAKDARAVKEGLADGRVNIVIGTHALFAKEIKFAHLGLVIVDEEQRFGVKQKERLKELRSDVHVLTLTATPIPRTLQMSLSGVKDMSLITTPPVDRLAIRTFVLPFDDMVIREALLREHYRGGQSFYVCPRVKDIHDVEAQLKELVPEVKVIAAHGQMSPRDLEDRMSAFYDGQYDVLLATNIIESGIDIPTANTMVVHRADLFGLAQLYQIRGRIGRSKMRAYAYLTYDPAKILSAQAQKRLEVIETLDTLGAGFQLASHDMDIRGAGNLLGEAQSGHIREVGVELYQQMLEEAVSAAKAGVDLTDAPEEGGWSPQINVGTSVLIPENYVEDLGIRMSLYRRLGGVETKEEIEGFAAELIDRFGKLPEEVENLLDIAQIKQLCRAAGVDKVEAGPKGAVVSFYRDTPPNVPGLMKWVNSYSGSFKLRHDQKIVAVREWGSARERVGGVKSLMRDLAELAKTGDA, encoded by the coding sequence ATGGAACAGGCCATTCAGCAAGAGACGGAGGAAGCGCCCAAATTTCTTTTCGGAGCGCCGGAGGGGCAGGACGCGCGTATTCTGGCGGCGCACGCCGAAGCGCTGGCCAAGGAGCGGCGGGTTCTGGTGCATGTGGCGCTGGACGATGCGCGGGTGGCGACCCTTAAAGACCTTCTGGCTTTTTTTGCGCCGAAGGTGGAGGTGCTTGAATTTCCCGCATGGGATTGCCTGCCCTATGACCGTGTGTCGCCGGGCCATGATATTGTCGGGCGCCGCGTGCATGCGCTCTGCACGCTTCTGGCATGGAAGGAGGAGCAAAAATATTTGCCGCGCATTGTGCTGACAACGGTCAATGCGCTCTTGCAGCGTGTGACGCCGCGCCGCAGCCTTGAAAATTCTTCTTTTCTGATTCAGGCAGGTGGAAAACTGGATATGGCTGCGTTTCAGACGTATCTGGCCGGCAATGGATATCTGCGCACGGAAACGGTGCGGGAAGCCGGGGAATTTGCCGTCCGTGGCGGGATAGTCGATTTGTTTTCTCCGAGTGAAGACATCCCGGTCCGCATTGATTTGTTCGGGGACGAGGTCGAGAGCCTGCGCAGCTTTGACGCCGTGACCCAGCGAACTCAGGCAAAACTTGAACGCTTTTCCCTGCGGCCTGTGACGGAGTTTTTTCTGGATGAGGCGCATATCCGGACGTTTCGCGCCGGGTATCGTAACGCATTCGGGACGCAGCAAAAGGACGATCCGCTTTACGAGGCGGTAAGCGAGGGGCGCCGTTATAACGGGATGGAACATTGGCTTCCGCTTTTTTTCGACGGGCTGGAGAGCCTGTCTGACTATCTGCCGGAGGCGGCCATGACGCAGGACCAGCATGTCGCCCGGTCGGCCTCCGAGCGCCTGTCCCAAATTCAGGATTTTTATGAAGCGCGGAAAACGCTGGAGGCGGCAGCCGCTTGCAAAGGAAAGAAAAAGGGCGCCGACGTGTCTTTGACCGGCGCGGTGTATCATCCGCTTGCGCCGGAGAAATTATATTTGAAGGCGGAAGAATGGGCCGGGATATCCACGCAGGCCGAGACGCTTATGCCTTTCTCCGGGCCGGAAGAAGAGGGCGGGGCTTCCAGGGGCCGTGATTTTGCCGATATTCGCGCCCTGCCGGAGGGCGATGTGTTTGCGGCGCTCAAAGATCACATAAGCTCTTTGCAGCGTAAAACCCTGATCGCGTGCTATTCCGAAGGGTCCAAAGAGCGTTTGAAGGGGATGCTGGATCATGCGGGCGTTTCGGGTCCGGCGCTTTGTGTTTTGCCGCTGGAGCACGGCTTTGTCGCGCCCGATCTTGCGGTTATTACCGAAGCCGACATTCTGGGCGATCGTCTGAGCCGCCGGAGCGCCAGACGCAAGAAAGCCGATAATTTCCTGACCGAAGTCTCTTCGCTCGATGTGGGGGATCTGGTGGTTCATATCGACCACGGGGTGGGGCGCTTTGACGGGCTGGAAACGCTGGCTGTCGGGCGCGCCGTCCATGATTGCCTGAAAATCACCTATGCCGGGCAGGACCGCCTGTTCGTGCCGGTGGAAAATATCGAGGTGCTGACCCGCTTTGGATCGGACGAAGGCGCGGCGCAACTTGACAGGCTCGGCGGGGCGGGGTGGCAGGCCCGTAAGGCAAAGGTCAAAAAAGACCTGATGGCGATGGCGGACGGCCTTCTCGAAATTGCGGCGGCACGCCAGCTTCGCGAGGGGGAAAAGCTGGATGTCGATAAAGACATGTATGAGCGTTTTGCCGCCCGCTTTCCCTATCAGGAAACGGAAGACCAGCAGCGCTCTATCAACGATGTGCTGGCGGATTTGTCCGGGGGGCGGCCGATGGACCGCCTTGTTTGCGGCGATGTGGGGTTTGGTAAAACGGAAGTGGCCCTGCGCGCGGCTTATGTGGCCGCCATGGCGGGGGTGCAGGTGGCGCTGGCCGTGCCGACGACCCTTCTCGCGCGCCAGCATTTCGCCGGTTTCATGCAGCGCTTCGCCGGCACCGGTTTGCGTGTGGCGCAGCTCTCCCGCATGGTCAATGCAAAAGACGCCAGGGCCGTAAAAGAAGGGCTGGCGGACGGGCGCGTCAATATCGTGATCGGCACGCACGCCTTGTTTGCCAAAGAGATCAAATTCGCGCATCTGGGGCTTGTCATTGTGGATGAGGAGCAGCGTTTTGGGGTGAAGCAAAAAGAGCGCCTCAAGGAGCTCAGGAGCGATGTGCATGTTTTAACGCTGACGGCGACGCCCATTCCGCGCACGCTCCAGATGTCTTTAAGCGGCGTGAAAGACATGAGCCTGATTACGACGCCGCCGGTGGACAGGCTGGCCATCCGGACGTTTGTTCTGCCCTTTGACGATATGGTCATCCGCGAGGCCCTTTTGAGGGAGCATTACCGTGGCGGGCAAAGTTTTTACGTGTGCCCGCGTGTCAAAGACATCCATGATGTGGAGGCGCAGCTTAAGGAACTTGTGCCGGAGGTTAAAGTGATTGCCGCGCACGGGCAGATGAGTCCGCGCGATCTGGAAGACCGCATGAGCGCTTTTTATGACGGGCAGTATGACGTTTTGCTCGCGACCAATATTATCGAGAGCGGGATCGATATCCCCACGGCGAACACGATGGTGGTGCATCGCGCCGATTTGTTCGGCCTGGCGCAGCTCTACCAGATCAGGGGGCGGATCGGCCGGTCCAAGATGCGGGCTTACGCCTATCTTACCTATGATCCCGCGAAGATCTTAAGCGCGCAGGCGCAAAAACGGCTGGAGGTTATCGAAACGCTGGATACGCTGGGCGCGGGCTTTCAACTGGCGTCCCATGATATGGACATCCGCGGGGCGGGGAATCTGCTCGGCGAGGCGCAATCGGGCCATATCAGGGAAGTCGGGGTCGAACTGTACCAGCAAATGCTGGAGGAGGCCGTGTCCGCGGCAAAGGCGGGCGTGGATCTGACGGATGCGCCGGAAGAGGGGGGCTGGTCGCCGCAGATCAATGTCGGGACCTCCGTTTTGATCCCGGAAAACTATGTCGAGGATTTAGGGATAAGGATGAGCCTTTACCGCCGTCTTGGCGGTGTTGAAACCAAAGAGGAAATAGAAGGGTTTGCCGCCGAACTGATCGACCGTTTCGGGAAACTGCCGGAAGAGGTGGAGAATTTGCTGGATATTGCGCAGATTAAACAGCTTTGCCGGGCCGCAGGGGTGGACAAGGTCGAGGCCGGTCCGAAAGGCGCGGTCGTCAGTTTCTATCGGGACACCCCGCCCAACGTGCCGGGCCTGATGAAATGGGTGAACAGCTATAGCGGGTCTTTCAAGCTCCGCCATGACCAGAAAATCGTTGCGGTGCGCGAATGGGGCAGCGCGCGCGAAAGGGTGGGCGGGGTCAAGTCCCTCATGCGTGATCTGGCGGAACTTGCTAAAACCGGAGACGCGTAA
- a CDS encoding succinate dehydrogenase assembly factor 2 encodes MPDSLENKRKRLIFRSGHRGTQEMDLILGSFAKAHVPGFNEEDLQLYEDLLQESDPDLYNWYTGKEDVPASCQDNSILQAFLDHKVAMLLSS; translated from the coding sequence ATGCCTGACTCACTTGAAAACAAACGAAAACGCCTGATTTTTCGCTCGGGCCACCGGGGGACGCAGGAAATGGACCTGATCCTTGGCTCTTTTGCAAAGGCGCATGTGCCCGGCTTCAATGAAGAAGATCTGCAGCTATATGAGGACCTGCTGCAGGAAAGCGACCCCGATCTGTATAACTGGTATACGGGAAAAGAGGACGTTCCGGCGTCCTGTCAGGACAATTCAATCCTTCAGGCTTTTCTGGACCATAAAGTGGCAATGTTGCTGTCATCCTGA
- the recG gene encoding ATP-dependent DNA helicase RecG, which translates to MPRPFELDPLFRSLTTLPGVGPKNAKLLEKLIGGSKILDLLWHKPADFVDRRFSPDVRDAPNGQIATLEVRVKKHMPSQRRGLPYRISCADDTGKIDVVFFHAGADWIKKNFPIDAAVIISGKVEYYQGQAQMVHPDAIGKPEDRAAIETIEPIYPLTAGITNKTLHKAVNGALGILPRLPEWLDAAHKQKNKWPDWHKAVETLHNPADERGLLPAHPARERLAYDEFLANQLALALVRLRQKKQNGRAWNTNGPLRKKILASLPFDLTDAQKKVIAEIDADMQAPLRMLRLLQGDVGSGKTIVAALAMVNVIENGAQAAIMAPTEILARQHEQNFKPWLEAAGISCLTITGRDKGKARDLLLEEIKEGSAQVVIGTHALFQDDIDFSDLGLAVIDEQHRFGVHQRLKLSGKGKGTDVLVMTATPIPRTLTLTAYGDMEVSRITEKPKGRKPIDTRLIPKEKVEKVIEAIAGQTQKGARIYWVCPLVEESEKLDLEAAEERFDILKDRFGDKVGLVHGRMKAEEKDAVVNKFARGEINILVATTVIEVGVDVPEANIMVIEQAERFGLSQLHQLRGRVGRGAAKSFCFLVYAGGLTQNARERLKIMRETEDGFLIAEKDLQLRGGGEILGTRQSGLPEFKVADIAAHGALLAAARDDTKLILSRDEYLESERGKALKTLLYLFEQDSAIANLRAG; encoded by the coding sequence ATGCCGCGCCCCTTTGAACTTGATCCGCTGTTTCGCTCCCTCACCACCCTGCCGGGCGTAGGGCCAAAAAACGCGAAGCTGCTGGAAAAACTGATCGGCGGCAGCAAGATCCTCGACCTCCTCTGGCACAAGCCGGCAGATTTCGTTGACCGCCGCTTTTCCCCCGACGTCAGGGACGCGCCCAACGGCCAGATCGCCACCCTTGAGGTCCGCGTCAAAAAACACATGCCGTCCCAGCGGCGCGGCCTTCCCTACCGTATAAGCTGCGCCGACGACACGGGCAAAATAGACGTTGTCTTCTTTCATGCCGGAGCGGACTGGATCAAAAAAAACTTCCCGATAGACGCCGCCGTGATTATCAGCGGCAAAGTCGAATATTATCAGGGACAAGCGCAGATGGTGCATCCGGATGCCATCGGCAAACCGGAAGACCGTGCCGCCATCGAAACCATTGAACCGATCTATCCTTTAACGGCGGGCATCACCAACAAAACGCTCCACAAAGCCGTCAACGGCGCTCTCGGAATTTTGCCGCGCCTGCCGGAATGGCTGGACGCCGCCCACAAGCAAAAGAACAAATGGCCCGACTGGCACAAGGCCGTCGAAACGCTGCACAACCCGGCGGACGAACGCGGATTGCTGCCCGCCCATCCGGCGCGGGAACGGCTGGCTTACGACGAATTTCTGGCCAACCAGCTGGCCCTTGCGCTGGTGCGGCTGCGGCAAAAAAAGCAAAACGGTCGCGCCTGGAACACAAACGGGCCGCTCCGGAAAAAAATCCTGGCCTCCCTGCCCTTTGACCTCACAGACGCGCAGAAAAAAGTGATTGCCGAGATAGACGCGGACATGCAGGCCCCCCTCCGGATGCTCCGCCTTTTGCAGGGAGACGTCGGCAGCGGAAAAACAATCGTCGCGGCGCTGGCCATGGTCAACGTCATTGAAAACGGCGCGCAGGCCGCCATCATGGCCCCTACGGAAATTCTGGCCCGCCAGCATGAACAAAATTTCAAACCCTGGCTGGAAGCCGCCGGCATTTCCTGCCTGACGATTACCGGGCGCGACAAAGGCAAGGCGCGGGACCTGCTGCTGGAAGAAATCAAAGAGGGCAGCGCCCAGGTTGTAATCGGCACCCATGCCCTGTTTCAGGACGATATCGACTTTTCGGATCTGGGGCTGGCAGTGATCGACGAACAGCACCGCTTCGGCGTGCACCAGCGCCTGAAACTCTCCGGCAAGGGCAAGGGAACGGACGTTCTGGTGATGACGGCCACGCCCATTCCGCGCACTCTGACCCTTACCGCCTATGGCGATATGGAGGTCAGCCGCATCACCGAAAAGCCGAAAGGGCGCAAACCCATCGACACCCGCCTCATCCCCAAGGAAAAAGTTGAAAAAGTCATCGAGGCCATCGCCGGGCAAACCCAAAAAGGCGCGCGCATCTACTGGGTCTGCCCTCTGGTGGAAGAGAGCGAAAAGCTCGATCTGGAAGCCGCCGAAGAGCGTTTCGATATTTTAAAAGACCGCTTCGGCGATAAAGTCGGGCTTGTGCACGGCCGGATGAAGGCCGAAGAAAAAGACGCGGTGGTCAATAAATTTGCCCGCGGCGAGATCAATATCCTCGTCGCCACCACCGTCATCGAAGTCGGCGTGGATGTCCCCGAAGCCAATATCATGGTAATCGAGCAGGCCGAGCGTTTTGGCCTGTCCCAGCTTCACCAGCTAAGGGGCCGCGTCGGACGCGGCGCGGCAAAATCCTTTTGCTTTCTGGTTTATGCCGGCGGCCTGACGCAAAACGCCAGGGAACGGCTGAAAATCATGCGGGAAACCGAAGACGGGTTCCTGATCGCCGAAAAAGATCTGCAGCTGCGCGGGGGCGGCGAAATCCTCGGCACCCGCCAGAGCGGCCTGCCGGAGTTCAAAGTGGCCGATATCGCCGCCCATGGCGCGCTTCTGGCCGCCGCCCGCGACGATACGAAATTGATCCTTTCCCGGGACGAATATCTGGAATCGGAGCGCGGAAAAGCCCTCAAAACCCTCCTGTATCTCTTCGAGCAGGATAGCGCCATCGCCAATCTGAGAGCGGGATAG